The genome window CGGCGGCGGGCTGCGCACGGTGTACCGGACGCCGAACGAACTGGCCGACGAGATCTTCGCGGCCAAGGTGGAGGCGGTCGGCGAGGTGGATGTGCTGTGCGCGCACATCCCGCCCGACGTGCCGGAGCTGCTGTTCGACACGGTGGCGCGCAGGATGGAGCGCGGCAGCCAGGCCCTGCTGGACGCGGTTAAGACGACGCAGCCGCGGTACATGTTGTTCGGGCACGTACACCAGCCGCTCGCCACCCGGCTCCGGATCGGCCAGACCGAATGCATCAACGTGGGGCATTTCCGCGCTACCGGGACGCCCTACGCCCTCGAGTGGTAAAACTCCCATGACCATGATCGGGGGCCTGGGAAACGCGGCACTGGAGGTACGCTCCGAGGATGGCGGATAAGACCACGTCGAGCATCGTGATCGGGGCGCCGCGAAAGGATGTCATGACGGTGATCGCAGATTTCGCGGCGTATCCGGAGTGGGCGACCGCGGTCCGTTCCGCGGAGGTTTTGTCGCAGGACCCCGGCGGCCGTGCGAGCGCGGTCCGGATCCAGCTCGACGCCGGAATGATCAAGGACAGCTACGTGCTCGGGTACGACTGGGACGGCGACGCGCAGGTCCGCTGGAACCTCACCCAGGCCGGCTCGGTGATATCGGAGATGAGCGGCGGGTACACGCTCGCCGACCGCGGCGACA of bacterium contains these proteins:
- a CDS encoding metallophosphoesterase produces the protein GGGLRTVYRTPNELADEIFAAKVEAVGEVDVLCAHIPPDVPELLFDTVARRMERGSQALLDAVKTTQPRYMLFGHVHQPLATRLRIGQTECINVGHFRATGTPYALEW
- a CDS encoding SRPBCC family protein, coding for MADKTTSSIVIGAPRKDVMTVIADFAAYPEWATAVRSAEVLSQDPGGRASAVRIQLDAGMIKDSYVLGYDWDGDAQVRWNLTQAGSVISEMSGGYTLADRGDSTEVTYELAVGIRIPMIGIVKRRAEKMIIETALKGLKSRAESIGSTR